From Vicia villosa cultivar HV-30 ecotype Madison, WI unplaced genomic scaffold, Vvil1.0 ctg.003619F_1_1, whole genome shotgun sequence, a single genomic window includes:
- the LOC131641292 gene encoding superoxide dismutase [Cu-Zn], chloroplastic-like, which produces MQLAMASQTLVSPSTLSSHSLLRTSFSGVSVKLAPQFSTLTRTSNFKPLTVVAAAKKAVAVLKGTSAVEGVVTLTQDDEGPTTVNVRITGLTPGLHGFHLHEYGDTTNGCISTGPHFNPNKLTHGAPEDEIRHAGDLGNIVANAEGVAEATIVDNQIPLTGPNSVVGRALVVHELQDDLGKGGHELSLSTGNAGGRLACGVVGLTPV; this is translated from the exons ATGCAACTAGCAATGGCTTCACAAACTCTCGTCTCACCTTCAACACTCTCTTCTCACTCTCTTCTCCGAACATCTTTCTCCGGTGTCTCCGTCAAGCTCGCTCCCCAATTCTCAACCCTTACAAGAACTTCCAATTTCAAACCTCTCACCGTCGTTGCTGCTGCCAAGAAAGCCGTCGCTGTCCTTAAGGGAACCTCCGCCGTCGAAGGTGTTGTCACTCTCACTCAAGACGACGAAG GTCCAACAACAGTTAATGTTCGAATCACTGGCCTTACTCCAGGGCTTCATGGTTTTCACCTA CATGAGTATGGTGATACCACTAATGGGTGTATCTCAACAG GACCACATTTTAATCCCAACAAGTTGACACATGGTGCTCCTGAAGATGAAATCCGTCATGCGGGTGACCTGGGAAACATAGTTGCTAATGCTGAAG GAGTTGCAGAGGCGACAATCGTGGACAATCAG ATACCACTCACTGGCCCCAATTCAGTCGTTGGGAGAGCCTTAGTGGTTCACGAACTTCAAGATGACCTGGGAAAGG GTGGACATGAACTTAGTTTGAGCACCGGGAATGCTGGTGGAAGATTAGCTTGTG GTGTGGTTGGCTTGACTCCAGTATAA